One genomic region from Rosa rugosa chromosome 1, drRosRugo1.1, whole genome shotgun sequence encodes:
- the LOC133733257 gene encoding protein GLUTAMINE DUMPER 1-like: protein MRSLIADTTGSAASSGGGAGDAVFSNWRSPMPYLFGGLALMLGLVAVALLILACSYRRTSSNSTSSGREDGKPTSRGVDDIEAAEPEPKILVIMAGEKTPTYLAHPISSSTRLPN, encoded by the coding sequence ATGAGGTCTTTAATAGCAGACACCACAGGCTCGGCTGCTTCTTCAGGTGGCGGTGCTGGTGACGCTGTTTTCAGCAACTGGAGATCTCCGATGCCCTACCTCTTCGGCGGCCTAGCACTCATGTTGGGACTCGTCGCAGTTGCATTGCTAATTCTAGCTTGCTCCTATCGTAGAACCTCGTCCAACTCAACAAGTTCGGGTCGTGAAGATGGAAAACCAACGTCAAGGGGAGTGGATGACATAGAGGCTGCAGAGCCGGAGCCCAAGATTCTCGTGATAATGGCCGGAGAGAAAACGCCGACATACTTGGCACACCCCATTTCTTCCTCTACTCGATTACCAAACTGA